One Castanea sativa cultivar Marrone di Chiusa Pesio chromosome 4, ASM4071231v1 DNA window includes the following coding sequences:
- the LOC142631542 gene encoding ERAD-associated E3 ubiquitin-protein ligase component HRD3A-like, protein MRIATKNLILSLLILSLYPLSLTARPFVFILSQDDLKDATSSSSDDSPPDPTTLHDSSEWDEFGSESDSPHKSEDELDPGSWRPIFEPDSSSSASAPPDPVPASESDSLYFSGVSNMVSAASSGDARVMEEAVAEIEAASNEGHAHARSVLGFLSGMGMMRERNKAKAFLFHHFAAAGGNMQSKMALAYTYLRQDMHDKAVKLYAELAEVAVNSFLISKDSPVIEPVRIHSGAEENKEALRKSRGEDDEDFQILEYQALKGNAGAMYKIGLFYYFGLRGLRRDHAKAMSWFLKAVEKGEPRSMELLGEIYARGAGVERNYTKALECLSLAAKQQLFSAFNGMGYLYVKGFGVDKNYTKAKEYFDKAANNEDVGGHYNLRVMYLKGIGVKKDVKIACKYFILAANMGQPKAFYQLAKMFHTGVGLKKSLQMATALYKLVAERGPWSSLSRWALESYLKGDVGKAFFLYSRMAELGYEVAQSNAAWILDKYGERSMCMGESEFCTDAERHQRAHSLWWQASEQGNEHAALLIGDAYYYGRGTERDYHRAAEAYMHAKSQSNAQAMFNLGYMHEHGQGLPFDLHLAKRYYDQALEIDPAAKLPVTLALTSLWIRKNYADGFLVHLIDSLPEFYPKVEVWVEDVLMEEGNATILTLFACLLTVLYLRERNRRHAVPAVGEVAVPHNPIEHAAPVPN, encoded by the exons ATGCGTATCGCAACCAAAAACCTCATACTCTCCCtcctaattctctctctctaccctctCTCACTCACCGCTCGCCCATTCGTCTTCATTCTCTCTCAAGACGATCTCAAAGACGCCACCTCATCCTCCTCCGACGACTCGCCCCCCGATCCCACCACTCTCCATGACTCGTCCGAGTGGGACGAGTTCGGCTCCGAGTCCGACTCGCCTCACAAGTCCGAGGACGAGCTCGACCCTGGCTCATGGCGCCCGATCTTCGAACCCGACTCCTCCTCCTCCGCCTCGGCCCCACCCGATCCAGTCCCCGCCTCGGAGTCCGATTCGCTTTACTTCTCGGGAGTCTCGAATATGGTATCGGCAGCGAGTTCGGGCGACGCGCGGGTGATGGAGGAGGCGGTGGCGGAGATCGAAGCGGCATCGAATGAGGGACACGCGCACGCGAGGTCGGTGCTAGGGTTTCTGTCTGGAATGGGAATGATGAGAGAGAGGAACAAAGCCAAAGCTTTTCTTTTCCACCATTTCGCGGCCGCCGGCGGTAACATGCAGTCCAAAATGGCCCTTGCTTATACCTACTTGCGCCAGGAT ATGCATGATAAAGCGGTTAAGCTCTATGCCGAGTTAGCAGAGGTAGCTGTAAATAGTTTCCTGATATCGAAAGATTCACCAGTGATTGAACCGGTGAGGATTCACAGTGGAGCAGAAGAGAATAAGGAGGCATTGAGGAAGTCTCGAGGGGAGGATGATGAGGACTTTCAGATATTGGAATATCAGGCACTCAAAGGGAATGCTGGAGCCATGTACAAGATTGGCCTCTTTTACTACTTTGGCCTAAGAGGTTTGAGGCGTGATCATGCCAAAGCTATGTCATGGTTTCTCAAGGCTGTGGAGAAGGGGGAGCCTAGGTCTATGGAACTTCTCGGAGAGATATATGCACGAGGAGCTGGGGTTGAGAGGAACTACACTAAAGCGCTTGAGTGCCTTTCTCTTGCCGCAAAACAACAACTGTTTTCGGCTTTTAATGGGATGGGTTATTTGTATGTCAAGGGCTTCGGAGTAGACAAGAATTACACCAAA GCCAAAGAGTACTTTGATAAGGCTGCTAATAATGAGGATGTTGGAGGCCACTATAACCTACGAGTAATGTATCTAAAAGGGATTGGGGTAAAGAAGGATGTAAAGATAgcatgtaaatattttatattggcTGCTAATATGGGTCAACCAAAGGCATTCTACCAGCTAGCAAAGATGTTCCATACGGGTGTGGGGCTTAAGAAGAGCCTTCAAATG GCAACTGCATTATACAAATTAGTAGCAGAGCGTGGACCATGGAGTTCGTTATCTAGATGGGCACTTGAATCATACTTAAAAGGTGATGTAGGCAAGGCGTTCTTCTTGTATTCAAGGATGGCTGAGCTAGGCTATGAGGTGGCACAGAGCAATGCTGCATGGATACTTGACAAATATGGGGAGCGAAGCATGTGCATGGGAGAATCTGAATTTTGCACAGATGCAGAAAGGCATCAACGTGCACATTCTCTGTGGTGGCAAGCTTCTGAGCAGGGTAATGAACATGCTGCTTTGCTGATTGGGGATGCATATTACTATGGTCGG ggTACTGAGAGAGACTATCATCGTGCAGCAGAAGCTTACATGCATGCCAAATCCCAATCCAATGCACAAGCCATGTTTAACCTTGGCTACATGCATGAGCATGGCCAAGGACTTCCATTTGATCTCCATCTTGCCAAGCGATACTATGATCAAGCCCTAGAGATTGATCCTGCTGCAAAATTGCCTGTCACACTTGCCCTTACAAGCTTGTGGATACGAAAGAACTATGCTGATGGTTTCCTT GTCCATTTGATTGATTCATTGCCTGAATTCTACCCAAAAGTAGAAGTTTGGGTGGAGGATGTGCTCATGGAGGAAGGAAATGCAACCATACTCACTCTTTTCGCTTGTCTCCTCACTGTCCTTTATCTACGTGAGCGGAATCGTAGGCATGCTGTTCCTGCAGTTGGCGAAGTGGCTGTGCCACACAACCCTATCGAGCATGCTGCACCTGTACCCAATTAA